The genomic window TGGCATGTGCCATTACAGGAGAAGCACCGATAGATATCAATGCATTGGCTGTACTGTTCATTACTACATAGTTGGTAATGTTGTGTATCAGGGGAGCCTCTTCCCTCAGTTTTTCAAGATCCTGTATGAGTTGTTTCTGATCGGTCATAATGAGTGGTTTTTTATTTATTTGCACATATTGCTACATAGTTTCCTTTGTCATACCCTTCCTGTGCTTCTTCAATATAATCATTGGAATATAGGGGATGAGTAGTAAGAGTCTGGGCGAAGCGGAGATTGCTGAAACCCGTTTTTTTCATCATGTCCGCTTTTTCCCGGGTACTCCTCCAGTTGGCTTCTTTAACGAATTCTATGGGATATACCGAGGAAGGTCTGATGTCGTTAAGCATATCGTGATCCCATGTACCAAGCGTTTTTGCAAGGTTATACAGCATGGCAAATGATCCTTCCTTGGGTACGTCGATCACGACAAGCCTTCCGCCTTTTTTGAGGGCATAATATGCCTTTTCAAAAGCCGTATCCAGATCGCTGATATAACTTGGAGTGCCGTTGAACAACAAGGTGTTATAAGATTCAGTCTCCAGGGCGGCTTCCTCTGCCGTGCCAATATTTACCGACATACCTCTTTTCCTGGCTATTTCAGCCATAGATTCGGAAGGTTCTATACCTTCCCTTACCTCAATGCCATAATTTTTCTGCAGGAAGTATTCAAACAGACCACTGCCACAACCTACAGATAAAGCTTTTCCGGGATTGTTGAGAAAATAAGCTACAACCGAAAGCTCCGACAGGAACAGG from Bacteroidales bacterium includes these protein-coding regions:
- a CDS encoding methyltransferase domain-containing protein is translated as MNTDKQTKQKLSFDQYAGKYDAWFMENENLFLSELSVVAYFLNNPGKALSVGCGSGLFEYFLQKNYGIEVREGIEPSESMAEIARKRGMSVNIGTAEEAALETESYNTLLFNGTPSYISDLDTAFEKAYYALKKGGRLVVIDVPKEGSFAMLYNLAKTLGTWDHDMLNDIRPSSVYPIEFVKEANWRSTREKADMMKKTGFSNLRFAQTLTTHPLYSNDYIEEAQEGYDKGNYVAICANK